A genomic segment from Thermodesulfobacteriota bacterium encodes:
- a CDS encoding amidohydrolase family protein, with translation MNRRQFLQLAALAAMGTATNSCARLSPRRVAPEPLARPEDYLLLTGCSIIDVARGIALKDHALLIRNRRIAAVLPPEAERPAAADRTLDLKGAWVMPGIINAHCHMSLSGAMGFGPGMIMAFERQLERNAEECVRHGVTTVRDMLSMGVFLEDLRHKIGRGDVLGPRIQWSSALDVRDGYTDRMLPFFKKTPFWQPVDTPEEGRLAVRRAADRGANFIKLFQQPRELLMPGSTIPVMDGTTVRAIQDEAERLGKYVAMHHTTLDGLMTGLDAGVPSLEHMATDKGIPEAAARRIIDNGHTIIPTASVAFALAYPRHGDVNWGKGFSVRIEQERRQSMPALIEEFCEPELAGSTLKYHRRLCDPASYESRHLFPWPDPTVMNAAANDGALNTIDLYRAGVTFGCGNDGGVPLIFPGAMVLEMRLLEEQGMRPADILRMATLNNARLIREEDNLGSVEPGKLADLVVFRDNPLETVQNAARPEMVFMGGRLVYRREKG, from the coding sequence ATGAACCGACGACAGTTTCTTCAGCTCGCCGCTCTGGCGGCCATGGGAACCGCCACGAATTCCTGCGCCAGGCTCAGCCCCCGCCGGGTCGCGCCTGAACCGCTGGCCCGGCCGGAGGATTATCTCCTGCTGACCGGATGTTCGATCATCGACGTGGCCCGGGGGATCGCGCTCAAGGATCACGCCCTGCTGATCCGGAACAGACGCATCGCGGCCGTCCTGCCGCCGGAAGCGGAGCGACCGGCCGCGGCCGATAGAACGCTAGACCTTAAAGGCGCCTGGGTAATGCCCGGCATCATCAACGCCCACTGTCACATGTCCCTGTCCGGCGCCATGGGGTTCGGCCCGGGCATGATCATGGCCTTTGAAAGGCAACTGGAACGGAACGCCGAAGAGTGCGTCCGGCACGGGGTGACCACGGTCCGCGACATGCTGTCCATGGGCGTGTTCCTGGAGGATCTGCGCCACAAGATCGGCCGCGGGGACGTCCTGGGACCGCGTATCCAGTGGAGCAGCGCTCTGGACGTGCGCGACGGCTACACCGACCGGATGCTGCCTTTTTTCAAGAAAACGCCCTTCTGGCAGCCGGTGGACACGCCCGAAGAAGGGCGACTGGCCGTGCGGCGGGCGGCGGACAGAGGCGCCAACTTCATCAAGCTTTTCCAGCAGCCGCGGGAACTGCTGATGCCGGGCAGCACCATCCCGGTCATGGACGGTACGACCGTCCGGGCCATTCAGGATGAGGCGGAACGACTGGGAAAATACGTGGCCATGCACCACACCACCCTGGACGGGCTGATGACGGGGCTGGACGCCGGTGTGCCGTCCCTGGAGCATATGGCCACGGACAAGGGGATCCCCGAGGCCGCCGCCCGCCGGATCATCGACAACGGGCACACCATCATCCCCACCGCCTCGGTGGCTTTCGCCCTGGCCTATCCCCGGCATGGGGACGTCAACTGGGGCAAGGGGTTCTCCGTGCGGATCGAGCAGGAACGGCGACAGTCCATGCCGGCCCTGATCGAAGAGTTCTGCGAACCGGAACTGGCCGGGAGCACCCTCAAGTATCACCGCCGGCTGTGCGATCCGGCGTCATACGAATCCCGGCATCTCTTTCCCTGGCCGGACCCGACCGTCATGAACGCGGCGGCCAACGACGGCGCCCTGAACACCATCGATCTTTACCGGGCGGGGGTGACTTTCGGCTGCGGCAATGACGGCGGCGTGCCGCTCATCTTTCCCGGCGCCATGGTTCTGGAGATGCGGCTGCTGGAGGAGCAGGGCATGCGGCCGGCCGACATCCTGCGCATGGCCACCCTCAACAACGCCCGCCTGATCCGGGAAGAGGATAACCTGGGTTCGGTGGAACCGGGTAAACTGGCCGACCTGGTTGTTTTCCGGGACAATCCCCTGGAAACCGTGCAAAACGCGGCCAGGCCGGAGATGGTATTCATGGGCGGGAGACTGGTCTATCGCCGGGAAAAGGGGTAG